In the genome of Telluria mixta, the window GTGCTCATGTCCACGATCGAATCCCGTCCACCTCTTCCCCCGTTCACGCGTGAAACGGCCATCCAGAAAGTCCGCCTGGCGGAAGATGGCTGGAACAGCCGCAGCCCGGAAAAAGTCGCGCTGGCGTACACGCCGGACAGCTACTGGCGCAACCGCGCCGAATTCGTCACCGGCCGCGAGCAGATCGTCCAGTTCCTGGACCGCAAATGGAAGAAGGAACTGGACTACCGCCTGATCAAGGAGTTGTGGGCCGTGGAGGGCAACCGCATCGCCGTGCGCTATGCCTACGAATGGCACGACGATTCCGGCAACTGGTTCCGCACGTTCGGCAACGAGAACTGGGAATTCGACGAGAACGGCC includes:
- a CDS encoding nuclear transport factor 2 family protein; protein product: MSTIESRPPLPPFTRETAIQKVRLAEDGWNSRSPEKVALAYTPDSYWRNRAEFVTGREQIVQFLDRKWKKELDYRLIKELWAVEGNRIAVRYAYEWHDDSGNWFRTFGNENWEFDENGLMQRRYACLNDMPIQAADRKFHWPLGRRPIDHPGLSDLGL